A DNA window from Phycisphaerae bacterium contains the following coding sequences:
- a CDS encoding metallophosphoesterase — MIALISDIHSNIEALQAVFDDIARRSIRRVICLGDVVGYGPNPC, encoded by the coding sequence TGATCGCGCTGATTTCCGACATCCACAGCAACATCGAAGCCCTTCAGGCGGTCTTCGACGACATCGCCCGGCGCTCGATCCGCCGGGTCATCTGCCTCGGCGACGTGGTCGGCTACGGCCCCAACCCCTGCGA